From the Danio aesculapii chromosome 9, fDanAes4.1, whole genome shotgun sequence genome, one window contains:
- the LOC130235331 gene encoding lactase/phlorizin hydrolase-like, whose amino-acid sequence MMKFLGGFLSVGVLAILWSYSNANEQEFMLLAGPLTTSKTLPSDEQYVFNCGGQQQSKDYFLYLQRRGVTHFKVLLSWSHILPTGDANQPHEETVMCFKTLVQQLTDSGIKPLLVLHRSAVPDLFRAKYGGWENPLLVQMFEQYAGFVFSTFRDHVDTFVTFSHLHELQDEQLQNALQSHENAYKVCHQRFTGLRLSLGIRANDVTSIYQMGSKIMTHVNFLSVHMQFNCKLQTHLSEELRKVQIVSSQKSLLIYQLTVNDCDGYEHNFEPQTGILGVLQNEGHHVIGCDITHMFEKLGHEETLSLQKENTKTVIYQKSATAFSYKKVWEKFKSQTEAERDQFLSGSFPVDFQWSVSSESFKVEGGSAEHGKGETIWDHFNHEAGVNESILGCDSYHKVDYDVYLLRGMMAPNYQFSISWARIFPTGRKESFVEKGAAYYDKMINTLLQSGIEPTVTLHHWDLPQALQDSGGWTDDSIVEAFKEFSDFCFSRYGDRVKTWITFGSPWVVSNLGYGTGEYPPSIKDPVTASYKVTHNILKSHAEAWHIYNDKYRKLYGGKVGIALNSDWAEPRDPSSDQDVAAAERYLNFMLGWFAHPIFVDGDYPAVLREQIEKKKEFCGQDLARLPVFTEAEKQRIRGTADFFGLNHQTSRLINETLNSCDAGPNNVGDFQAHIDPTWAPTASDQIQSVPWGLRRLLYYIFLEYTSITKVPIYITGNGMPTEYTGDGINDTLRVDYLKAYINEAMKAVHLDNVVVQRFTVQSLMDGYEGPSGYTQRFGLHYVNFDDPDRPRTPKVSAYYYSQVIERNGFAETAASSKMQIHKNQVESKRLPSIPPSEVPSKSKVVWEKYSSQTKFERQLYHYGTFSEGFQWGVSSSAYQVEGGWNADGKGPSVWDTFTQKPGNIPSNANGDVACDSYNKVDEDLHMLRALKVKTYRFSLSWSRIFPNGYKSSLNQKGVDYYNSLINGLIANNITPMVTLYHWDLPQALQNINGWDNTEMISIFNEYCDFCYATFGDRVKFWITFNEPQTIAWLGYGLGHIPPNINQPGDAPYRVAHNLLKAHAQAYHTYDEKYRASQGGLVSISLNAEWAEPLDVNVPREVEAADRALQFQLGWFAHPIFKNGDYPEAMKWQIGNKSELQGLKESRLPSFTDQDKAFIQGTADVFCINTYTTKVVRHVTSRLNIESYQTDQDIEKDNADGYEDTAVSEQKAVAWGLRRLLIWLKEEYGNPEIFITENGVATSTAFTTDDTDRIFYLKTYVDEALKAHNLDGVRVKGYIASSLMDSFEWLNGYNVGYGLHHVDFKHSSRPRTPKRSAHFYFDIIRNNGFPMTAEEEMLYGHFREGFEWSTATAAYQIEGAWRADGKGLSIWDKFSHTDSKITQDDNGDIACDSYNKIEEDINVLKTLGVKHYRFSISWPRIMPDGTNGKINEAGLNYYHRLTDALLAANIKPQVTLYHWDLPQALQDVGGWENDTVVDRFRDYADVVFNSLGEKIKFWITLNEPLNVAAHGYGYGSQAPGLSDSPGTAPYTVAHNLIKAHAEAWHLYNDQYRAKHGGMISLTMNSDWAEARNPYKQEDVDAARRMIQFQLGWFAHPVFNGDYSDLMKDIVRERSLAAGLTKSRLPEFTPEEVARIKGTHDYFGFNHYTSVLAFNVDYGDQQHIDADRGAGVIRDRTWLDSGSFWLKIAPAGFRKILNFIKEEYGNPPLYITENGVSEQGPVNLNDVTRIHYYENYINQALKAYMLDGVDIRGYTAWALMDNMEWAAGYTERFGLFYVNRSDPNFPRIPKKSVWSYATIVSCNGFISPEERPHKCEVHEPEGDTPGIITLPPLVEELSVSFLGLEVSVSDAELGLNVLFSLTVIAAVAVIFLVVGLVRTSKKQKRPAGEHIDLEKEDKF is encoded by the exons ATGATGAAGTTCCTAGGGGGATTTCTTTCTGTAGGTGTGTTGGCTATTCTCTGGAGCTACAGTAATGCAAATGAACAGGAGTTCATGCTACTTGCAGGCCCTCTGACCACCAGCAAGACTTTACCTTCAGACGAACAATATGTGTTTAACTGTGGAGGTCAACAACAATCCAAAGACTACTTCTTGTACCTTCAAAGAAGAGGAGTGACCCACTTCAAAGTTCTCCTGTCTTGGTCTCATATTCTTCCTACAGGTGATGCCAACCAGCCACATGAAGAAACTGTGATGTGCTTTAAGACGCTTGTGCAACAGCTGACTGATTCAGGCATCAAACCTCTGCTGGTTCTCCATCGTTCTGCAGTACCAGACCTCTTCAGAGCCAAATATGGAGGCTGGGAGAATCCATTGCTAGTGCAGATGTTCGAGCAGTATGCGGGATTTGTGTTCAGTACATTTAGGGATCACGTGGACACGTTCGTCACATTCAGCCACCTGCATGAGCTACAAGATGAACAACTTCAAAATGCTCTCCAGTCCCATGAAAAtgcttacaaagtctgtcatcaaaggtTTACAG GGCTTCGTTTATCTCTTGGAATCAGAGCCAATGATGTTACCTCCATTTATCAAATGGGGTCAAAAATCATG ACACATGTGAATTTCCTCTCGGTGCACATGCAGTTCAACTGCAAATTGCAGACGCATCTTTCTGAGGAATTGAGAAAGGTACAG ATTGTCAGCAGTCAAAAGTCCCTCCTTATTTATCAGCTGACAGTGAATGATTGTGATGGATATGAACATAATTTTGAGCCACAAACTGGAATTCTTGGAG TTTTACAGAACGAAGGCCATCATGTCATAGGCTGTGACATCACACACATGTTTGAGAAGCTAGGTCATGAAGAAACACTCAG tCTACAGAAGGAAAACACTAAAACTGTCATCTATCAGAAATCTGCTACTGCATTCTCATACAAGAAGGTTTGGGAGAAATTTAAAAGTCAGACTGAAGCTGAACGTGATCAGTTCCTCAGTGGCTCGTTCCCAGTTGATTTTCAATGGTCTGTCTCCAGTGAGAGTTTCAAAGTGGAAGGTGGATCAGCAGAACACGGGAAGGGTGAGACCATATGGGACCATTTTAACCATGAGGCCGGGGTCAACGAATCCATTTTGGGCTGTGATAGTTATCACAAGGTGGACTATGATGTGTATCTGCTTAGGGGCATGATGGCACCAAATTATCAGTTCTCAATTTCCTGGGCTCGCATTTTCCCTACTGGACGCAAAGAAAGTTTTGTTGAAAAGGGGGCTGCTTATTATGACAAGATGATTAATACACTCCTGCAATCAGGAATCGAACCCACTGTTACCCTGCATCACTGGGACCTTCCCCAAGCTCTACAGGATTCAGGTGGCTGGACTGATGACTCCATTGTGGAAGCTTTCAAAGAGTTTTCTGACTTCTGCTTCTCTCGTTATGGAGACAGAGTCAAAACATGGATAACCTTTGGCAGTCCCTGGGTAGTGAGCAATTTGGGATATGGAACAGGGGAATATCCTCCAAGCATTAAAGACCCAGTAACGGCCTCTTACAAG GTGACGCACAATATTCTGAAATCTCATGCTGAAGCCtggcatatttataatgataaataCAGGAAACTGTATGGTGGAAAAGTGGGCATTGCTCTGAACTCAGATTGGGCAGAGCCGAGGGATCCCTCAAGTGATCAGGATGTAGCAGCAGCTGAGCGTTATCTAAACTTCATGCTGGGCTGGTTTGCTCATCCAATATTTGTAGATGGAGACTACCCAGCTGTACTGAGGGAGCAAATTGAGAAAAAGAAAGAATTCTGTGGTCAAGATCTGGCAAGACTCCCTGTCTTCACCGAGGCTGAGAAACAAAGAATCCGAGGCACAGCTGATTTCTTCGGACTAAACCACCAAACATCCCGACTAATTAATGAAACCTTGAATAGCTGTGATGCTGGACCAAATAATGTTGGGGACTTCCAGGCTCATATTGACCCTACATGGGCCCCAACAGCTTCTGACCAGATTCAGTCTGTTCCATGGGGCCTTCGGCGGTTATTGTATTACATCTTTTTAGAGTACACATCTATCACAAAGGTGCCCATCTATATCACAGGAAATGGAATGCCAACTGAGTATACTGGTGACGGGATCAATGACACTCTGCGTGTTGACTATCTTAAAGCTTACATTAATGAAGCAATGAAAG CTGTGCATTTGGATAATGTTGTCGTTCAGAGGTTTACAGTCCAGTCTCTAATGGATGGATATGAAGGTCCTTCAGGTTACACTCAACGATTTGGTTTGCACTATGTGAACTTTGATGATCCAGACAGGCCAAGAACCCCTAAAGTATCAGCATATTATTACTCACAGGTGATTGAGAGAAATGGATTTGCTGAGACTGCAGCAAGCTCTAAGATGCAAATCCATAAAAATCAAGTTGAAAGTAAAAGACTCCCTAGTATACCTCCATCTGAAGTGCCTTCAAAATCCAAGGTTGTTTGGGAAAAGTATTCATCTCAAACCAAATTTGAGAGGCAGCTTTATCACTATGGAACATTTTCAGAGGGATTTCAGTGGGGTGTCTCATCTTCAGCATATCAAGTTGAAGGTGGCTGGAATGCAGATGGAAAAGGACCAAGTGTTTGGGATACTTTCACTCAGAAACCTGGTAATATCCCAAGCAATGCCAATGGCGATGTTGCATGTGATAGCTACAATAAAGTAGATGAAGATCTACACATGTTGAGGGCCCTAAAAGTAAAGACTTATAGATTCTCATTGTCATGGTCTCGGATCTTTCCAAATGGCTATAAATCTTCTCTTAACCAGAAGGGGGTGGATTACTACAACAGCCTCATAAATGGTCTCATAGCAAATAATATCACACCCATGGTGACTCTCTACCATTGGGACCTGCCGCAGGCTTTACAGAACATCAACGGTTGGGACAACACTGAAATGATTAGCATATTCAATGAATATTGTGACTTCTGCTATGCAACATTTGGAGACAGGGTGAAGTTTTGGATCACCTTTAATGAACCCCAGACGATTGCATGGTTGGGATATGGGCTGGGTCATATTCCACCTAACATAAATCAACCAGGAGATGCTCCATACAGGGTTGCACACAACCTCCTGAAAGCTCATGCACAAGCTTATCACACATATGATGAGAAATACAGGGCATCTCAAGGAGGTCTGGTATCCATTAGTCTGAATGCTGAATGGGCAGAACCCCTGGATGTCAACGTCCCTCGAGAGGTGGAGGCTGCTGATCGAGCTCTTCAATTTCAACTAGGCTGGTTTGCACATCCAATCTTCAAAAATGGTGACTACCCTGAAGCCATGAAGTGGCAAATTGGCAACAAGAGTGAACTGCAAGGCTTGAAAGAATCCCGCTTACCTTCTTTTACTGACCAAGACAAAGCTTTTATCCAAGGAACAGCTGATGTATTCTGCATTAACACATACACTACCAAAGTTGTGCGCCATGTGACCAGCAGACTTAATATCGAATCCTATCAGACTGATCAGGACATTGAGAAGGACAATGCAGACGGCTATGAAGATACAGCTGTAAGCGAGCAGAAAGCTGTTGCTTGGGGACTCAGGAGACTTCTCATTTGGTTGAAAGAAGAGTATGGAAATCCTGAGATTTTTATTACAGAAAATGGTGTAGCTACAAGCACTGCCTTTACAACAGATGACACTGATCGTATATTCTATTTAAAGACCTATGTAGATGAGGCTCTTAAAG CACACAACCTGGATGGAGTACGTGTTAAAGGATACATTGCTAGTTCTCTCATGGACTCCTTTGAGTGGCTGAATGGCTACAATGTTGGCTATGGACTTCACCATGTGGACTTTAAACATTCAAGTCGGCCAAGAACTCCAAAGCGCTCAGCTCACTTCTACTTTGATATAATAAGAAATAATGGCTTTCCAATGACAGCAGAGGAAGAAATGCTATATGGACATTTCCGAGAGGGATTTGAATGGAGCACAGCAACCGCTGCATATCAG ATAGAGGGTGCCTGGAGAGCTGATGGAAAAGGTCTAAGCATTTGGGACAAATTTTCACACACTGATTCAAAGATAACGCAAGATGATAATGGTGACATTGCCTGTGACAGCTACAACAAGATCGAAGAGGATATCAATGTTCTCAAAACACTGGGGGTCAAACATTATCGGTTTTCTATTTCATGGCCCAGAATTATGCCAGATGGAACAAACGGGAAAATTAATGAGGCTGGGCTCAACTACTATCATAGACTGACAGATGCTCTTTTGGCAGCCAATATCAAGCCACAG GTGACTCTTTACCACTGGGATCTGCCACAAGCTCTCCAGGATGTTGGTGGTTGGGAGAATGACACTGTTGTTGATAGATTCAGAGACTATGCTGATGTTGTTTTTAACAGtctgggagaaaaaataaaattttggATCACGTTAAATGAACCCTTAAATGTTGCAGCACATGGATATGGCTATGGAAGCCAAGCACCAG GTCTAAGTGATAGTCCAGGCACTGCGCCATATACTGTGGCACATAACCTCATTAAGGCTCATGCTGAAGCTTGGCATCTGTATAATGACCAATATCGTGCTAAACATGGTGGAATGATTAGCCTCACTATGAACTCCGACTGGGCTGAAGCAAGAAACCCATACAAACAAGAAGACGTGGATGCTGCCAGACGTATGATTCAG TTTCAGCTTGGTTGGTTTGCTCACCCAGTGTTCAATGGAGATTACAGTGATTTAATGAAGGATATTGTTCGAGAGAGAAGTTTGGCAGCTGGCCTAACTAAATCAAG GCTTCCAGAATTTACCCCTGAAGAAGTAGCTAGGATTAAAGGTACTCATGATTATTTTGGATTCAACCACTACACCTCTGTTTTAGCCTTTAACGTGGACTACGGTGATCAACAGCACATTGATGCAGACAG GGGTGCAGGAGTTATTAGGGACCGTACATGGCTAGATTCTGGATCTTTTTGGTTGAAAATAGCTCCTGCGGGATTCCGAAAGATTCTGAATTTCATTAAGGAGGAATATGGAAACCCTCCTCTTTACATTACAGAAAATGGAGTATCAGAACAAGGTCCAGTGAATCTGAATGATGTCACCCGAATCCACTACTATGAAAACTATATCAATCAGGCCCTAAAAG CATATATGCTGGATGGTGTGGATATTCGTGGCTACACTGCCTGGGCATTAATGGACAATATGGAATGGGCAGCGGGTTATACTGAAAGATTTGGTCTTTTCTATGTAAATAGATCAGATCCTAATTTTCCACGTATTCCTAAGAAATCTGTCTGGAGCTATGCTACAATTGTCAGCTGCAATGGTTTCATAAGCCCAGAAGAACGTCCACATAAATGTGAGGTCCATGAACCTGAAGGTGACACTccag GAATTATTACTTTACCTCCTCTTGTTGAGGAACTGTCGGTCAGTTTCTTGGGTTTGGAAGTGTCTGTTTCTGATGCTGAACTGGGTCTTAATGTCCTCTTCAGTCTCACCGTCATCGCTGCCGTCGCTGTTATCTTCTTGGTGGTTGGACTTGTCAGGacatccaaaaaacaaaaacgtccTGCAGGGGAACACATTGACCTTGAGAAAGAAGACAAGTTCTAA